A single region of the Streptomyces vilmorinianum genome encodes:
- a CDS encoding DUF4246 domain-containing protein → MTGLSAFPLPFHASRSISFATPRTLRELQMMQCSAHIRAKPGWFDKMNDADIVARWTQEAVAQGLTEAQVRYVLAELAHYAALRDGGTGIEVSAVDGVWQSDTLVDDKLNSRLREAVRVLEQVPEAEQDWHPGSDGQVLDLVHPSLFCLVREASGAPERAWKNPTDRYSTYEFSERFQWLPTDVDVSDDGDVAFRSYVNNVHPETHHELASVLPDLFARMRPLLENVLTDLRHPRPPRIEADPYGWYDSEPEYPNKSSYSDAAAHADALEAWTEAHEDWWENRRPVIPDAPAFTPPELPDASARVDVRGRRLQVIVKLATVHLTLDKPEYPGGSWHVEGMLNERIVSTGIYYWDSENITESRLSFRAALDDPHYEQNDDNGLREVYGLEDEDALNQMLGSASTPAGRCLAFPNILQHRVGSFRLKDPTRPGHRKILAFFLVDPSEKIVSTSDVPPQQPWSDTSTMTLEEAKNYREQLMQERKFFVDEHNEQLYEREFSLCEH, encoded by the coding sequence TTGACCGGCCTGTCTGCTTTCCCGCTGCCCTTTCATGCCTCCCGTTCCATATCGTTCGCAACACCCCGAACGCTGCGGGAACTTCAGATGATGCAGTGCAGCGCGCACATTCGGGCGAAGCCGGGGTGGTTCGACAAGATGAACGATGCCGACATCGTCGCCAGGTGGACGCAGGAAGCGGTCGCCCAGGGCCTCACCGAAGCGCAGGTTCGTTACGTGCTCGCCGAACTCGCGCACTACGCCGCGTTGCGGGACGGAGGAACCGGCATCGAGGTGTCCGCCGTCGACGGGGTGTGGCAGTCGGACACGCTCGTCGACGACAAGCTCAATTCCCGGCTGCGTGAGGCGGTTCGGGTTCTGGAACAGGTCCCCGAAGCAGAACAGGACTGGCATCCCGGATCCGACGGGCAGGTACTGGATCTGGTTCATCCCTCACTGTTCTGCCTGGTGAGAGAGGCGAGCGGCGCGCCCGAGCGGGCTTGGAAGAACCCGACGGACCGCTACTCGACGTACGAGTTCTCGGAGCGGTTCCAGTGGCTGCCCACGGACGTCGACGTCAGTGACGACGGCGATGTCGCCTTCCGTTCGTACGTCAACAACGTCCACCCCGAGACCCATCACGAACTGGCCTCCGTCCTGCCGGACCTGTTCGCGCGCATGCGCCCGCTGCTGGAGAACGTGCTCACCGATCTGCGCCATCCGCGGCCCCCGCGGATCGAGGCCGATCCTTACGGGTGGTACGACTCGGAACCGGAGTATCCGAACAAGTCCTCCTACAGTGATGCCGCGGCCCACGCGGACGCCCTCGAAGCATGGACAGAGGCCCACGAGGACTGGTGGGAGAACCGCCGCCCGGTCATCCCGGACGCCCCCGCCTTCACCCCGCCCGAGTTGCCCGACGCATCCGCCCGAGTCGACGTGCGTGGCCGACGTCTTCAGGTCATCGTCAAGCTCGCCACCGTTCATCTCACCCTGGACAAGCCCGAGTACCCAGGCGGTTCCTGGCATGTCGAGGGGATGTTGAACGAGCGGATCGTCTCGACCGGCATCTACTACTGGGACAGCGAGAACATCACCGAGAGCCGGCTGAGTTTCCGGGCGGCCCTCGATGACCCGCACTACGAACAGAACGACGACAACGGTCTGCGTGAGGTCTACGGCCTGGAGGACGAAGACGCGCTGAACCAGATGCTGGGATCGGCATCGACGCCGGCGGGTCGCTGCCTGGCGTTCCCGAACATCCTGCAACACCGCGTCGGCTCGTTCCGACTCAAGGACCCCACTCGCCCGGGACACCGCAAGATTCTCGCGTTCTTCCTGGTCGACCCGTCGGAAAAGATCGTCTCGACATCCGATGTGCCACCGCAGCAGCCGTGGTCCGACACCTCGACCATGACGCTTGAAGAGGCCAAGAACTACCGCGAACAACTCATGCAGGAACGTAAGTTCTTCGTCGACGAACACAACGAGCAGCTCTACGAACGAGAATTCTCCCTCTGCGAGCACTGA
- a CDS encoding transketolase: MTNTTDALIPIHHHPHARPGVERLSRLMGLMTGAEKHSPAATSTLDALWVLYDRVLRVSPETVGDVGRDRFLLSKGHGPMAYYAVLAAKGFLPEELLTGFGSYDSPLGHHPDRTLVPGAEIGSGSLGHGLPLAVGSVLGLRAQGLTEPRVWVLIGDAELDEGSNHEAIGYAGPAGLEQLHTLVIDNSSATYGWPGGIASRFEAAGWSAETVDGRDHEALYAAFTAPHPGRPRAVVARVEPKNA; this comes from the coding sequence ATGACGAACACGACGGACGCCCTCATCCCGATCCACCACCACCCCCACGCCCGGCCCGGTGTCGAGCGGCTCTCGCGGCTCATGGGGCTCATGACCGGTGCCGAGAAGCACTCGCCCGCCGCGACGTCCACGCTCGATGCCCTGTGGGTGCTGTACGACCGGGTGCTGCGCGTGTCGCCCGAGACCGTCGGGGACGTCGGGCGGGACCGGTTCCTGCTGTCGAAGGGGCACGGGCCGATGGCGTACTACGCCGTGCTCGCCGCCAAGGGGTTCCTCCCCGAGGAGCTGCTCACCGGGTTCGGCTCGTACGACTCGCCGCTCGGGCATCACCCTGACCGGACGCTCGTGCCGGGGGCCGAGATCGGGAGTGGGTCGCTGGGGCACGGGCTGCCGCTCGCCGTGGGGAGTGTGCTCGGGTTGCGGGCCCAGGGGCTCACCGAGCCGCGAGTGTGGGTGCTCATCGGGGACGCCGAGCTGGACGAGGGCAGCAATCACGAGGCCATCGGCTACGCCGGGCCCGCCGGCCTGGAGCAGCTGCACACGCTGGTGATCGACAACAGCTCCGCCACCTACGGATGGCCCGGTGGGATCGCCTCGCGGTTCGAGGCCGCCGGCTGGTCCGCCGAGACCGTCGACGGGCGTGATCACGAGGCCCTGTACGCCGCCTTCACC